In Desulfatiglans anilini DSM 4660, a single genomic region encodes these proteins:
- the bioD gene encoding dethiobiotin synthase: protein MKANGIFVTATDTEVGKTFVSGLLMQHLAWKGLNPGYFKPVASGCYMENGRLVSEDLAWIARFLGEEMPPELHCPLRFEKPLAPLAASRLEGREVDLGMVREAFGRLRGRYSTIVVEGIGGVMVPLRQDYLVLDLIEETALPALIVARPVLGTINHTLLTLEALRARGLPVLGFVTNGARDETDEAAGTSPGIIAELGGIPYLGHIPFHDPGRDEPESFRVQVAPLLEAIWSICSGKEGVAPPAPGSAPALTGC, encoded by the coding sequence ATGAAAGCAAACGGAATTTTTGTGACGGCCACGGACACGGAAGTCGGCAAGACTTTCGTCTCGGGGCTTCTGATGCAGCATCTGGCCTGGAAGGGATTGAACCCGGGGTATTTCAAGCCGGTCGCAAGCGGCTGTTATATGGAAAACGGACGGCTCGTGTCGGAGGATCTGGCCTGGATCGCCCGCTTTCTGGGCGAAGAGATGCCGCCGGAACTCCACTGTCCTCTTCGCTTCGAAAAGCCGCTCGCCCCTTTGGCGGCATCCCGCCTGGAGGGTCGCGAGGTCGATCTCGGGATGGTCCGGGAGGCCTTCGGGAGGCTGCGCGGGCGGTATTCGACCATCGTCGTCGAAGGGATCGGGGGTGTCATGGTCCCGCTCAGGCAGGATTACCTCGTCCTCGATCTGATCGAGGAGACGGCGCTGCCCGCGCTCATCGTCGCGCGGCCCGTCTTGGGGACGATCAACCACACCCTTTTGACCCTGGAGGCCCTTCGGGCGCGGGGGCTGCCTGTGCTGGGCTTTGTTACGAACGGGGCGCGGGACGAGACCGATGAAGCGGCCGGAACGAGCCCTGGTATCATCGCCGAACTGGGGGGGATTCCTTATCTGGGGCACATCCCCTTCCATGATCCCGGCCGCGATGAGCCCGAGTCCTTCCGTGTGCAGGTCGCCCCGCTGCTGGAGGCCATATGGTCCATCTGCTCAGGGAAAGAGGGCGTCGCCCCTCCCGCCCCGGGAAGCGCGCCGGCCTTGACAGGCTGTTGA
- a CDS encoding potassium channel family protein, producing MKFFPSMLSYFVQREGAKRDLRQLIKFLLVLTGLVLVYSILFHFLMSYEGKDYSWITGIYWTLTVMTTLGFGDITFQTDLGRAFSIMVLLSGVIFLLTLLPFTFIKFFYAPWIEAESRNRAPKELPPETWHHVILTAYEPVTMALIEKLKNHRQEYVLIVDDLRRALELYDEGIRVGVGNIDDPETYRRMRVNHAALVVATHQDEINTNIAFTVRELNEHVPIITTADSPHSEDILQMAGSSRVFKLHDMLGRSLAAWTIGGDCRSTVIGRFGELILAEFSPFATPLAGKTLIESRIREEFGVSVAGIWERGHFSIPNAQSQIDPNSVLVLAGSEKNLAAFDDVYSFYHVCRLTANPVLIIGGGRVGQTVAERFKEREMQYLIIEKNPRRVQEGEFYVLGDAADIRTLERAWIEKAPAALLTTHDDATNIYLTKYLRSLRPDMRILSRASLDRNVSTLHRAGADFVMSYASLGSTAIFNYLKNEDTLMLVEGLNVFRLQTPHILIGKNLAESKIREKTGCSLVAIKANGVMTINPDPLTPIQEDSELLFIGTHEGEKKLLEWVQG from the coding sequence GTGAAGTTCTTTCCGTCCATGCTGAGCTACTTCGTCCAGCGTGAGGGCGCCAAGCGCGACCTCCGCCAGTTGATCAAATTTCTGCTCGTCCTGACGGGTCTCGTCCTCGTCTACAGCATTTTGTTCCACTTTCTGATGTCCTACGAAGGAAAGGATTATTCATGGATCACCGGCATCTACTGGACGCTCACCGTGATGACCACCCTCGGTTTCGGCGACATCACGTTTCAGACGGATCTGGGCCGCGCCTTTTCGATCATGGTCCTTCTTTCGGGAGTGATCTTCCTTTTGACCCTCCTGCCCTTCACCTTCATCAAGTTTTTCTACGCCCCCTGGATAGAAGCTGAATCACGAAACCGCGCCCCCAAGGAACTCCCGCCGGAGACCTGGCATCACGTGATCCTCACCGCGTATGAACCGGTGACGATGGCTCTCATCGAAAAGCTGAAAAACCACCGACAGGAGTATGTGCTGATCGTGGACGATCTGCGCCGCGCCCTGGAACTCTATGACGAGGGCATCCGCGTGGGGGTCGGCAATATCGACGACCCGGAAACCTACCGCAGGATGCGCGTAAACCATGCCGCACTCGTCGTCGCAACCCATCAGGATGAAATCAATACGAACATCGCTTTTACTGTCAGGGAATTGAACGAACATGTCCCCATCATCACCACCGCCGATTCACCCCACTCGGAGGACATCCTGCAGATGGCCGGCAGTTCGAGGGTCTTCAAACTCCATGACATGCTGGGCCGCTCCCTTGCTGCCTGGACGATCGGCGGAGACTGCCGGTCGACCGTCATCGGCCGATTCGGTGAACTCATCCTGGCCGAATTCTCACCCTTCGCAACCCCCCTTGCCGGAAAAACCCTTATAGAAAGCCGCATCAGAGAGGAGTTCGGGGTGAGCGTGGCGGGAATCTGGGAGCGAGGGCATTTCAGCATCCCGAACGCCCAGAGCCAGATCGACCCGAACTCCGTTCTGGTCCTGGCCGGTTCGGAAAAGAACCTGGCCGCCTTCGACGATGTCTATTCCTTCTACCACGTCTGCCGCCTCACCGCGAATCCGGTCCTGATCATCGGCGGAGGACGCGTGGGGCAGACCGTTGCAGAACGGTTCAAGGAAAGGGAAATGCAATACCTGATCATCGAAAAGAATCCGCGCAGGGTGCAGGAGGGGGAGTTTTATGTCCTGGGAGACGCGGCGGATATCCGCACCTTGGAGAGGGCTTGGATCGAAAAGGCGCCCGCAGCCCTGTTGACCACCCACGATGACGCAACAAACATCTATTTGACGAAATACCTACGAAGCCTTCGGCCGGATATGCGCATTCTCAGTCGTGCAAGCCTGGATCGCAATGTGTCCACCCTTCACCGTGCAGGCGCGGATTTCGTCATGTCCTACGCCTCCCTGGGCTCCACCGCCATCTTCAACTATCTCAAGAATGAAGACACCCTGATGCTGGTCGAGGGGCTGAATGTGTTCCGTCTGCAGACGCCGCACATCCTGATCGGCAAGAACCTCGCCGAGTCGAAGATCCGTGAGAAAACAGGCTGTTCGCTCGTAGCCATCAAGGCCAACGGCGTCATGACCATCAACCCGGATCCGCTGACCCCCATCCAGGAAGACTCGGAGCTGCTGTTCATCGGAACCCACGAGGGCGAAAAAAAGCTGCTCGAATGGGTGCAGGGGTAG
- the bioA gene encoding adenosylmethionine--8-amino-7-oxononanoate transaminase: protein MSLTYSASRDELVEYDKQHLWHPFTQMKEWTDGTPLLIARGEGNYLVDVDGKRYLDGVSSLWANIHGHGRTEINEAIASQLQELAHSTLLGLSHPSAALLAHRLAQLTPGDLRWAFYSESGSTAVEIAIKMAFQYWQNLGRKKKTRFMSLREGYHGDTIGAVSVGGIDLFHQVYGPLLFNGVKAPCPYRYCQENDIPLERGTERLAAEVDALMTAYADETAAFILEPLVQGAGGILPFPPGLLKRIEELCRRYDVLLIADEVAVGFGRTGTMFACEQESVVPDFMCLGKGITGGYLPLAATMTTQRIYDGFWGDYQELKTFFHGHTYTGNPLACAAALASLDLFQTDKTIENLPPKIARIEAGLDRLAEGEQVGDVRQRGMMAGVELVRDRAGNSAYPVEERIGHKVCMAVRKHGVILRNLGDTVVLMPLLSLTIEELDRIFDALENAIREVCG, encoded by the coding sequence ATGTCATTGACGTATTCAGCGTCCAGGGATGAGCTGGTCGAGTACGACAAGCAGCACCTCTGGCATCCATTCACCCAGATGAAGGAGTGGACGGATGGGACCCCTTTACTGATCGCCCGTGGCGAAGGCAACTATCTCGTCGATGTGGACGGAAAGCGTTATCTGGACGGTGTGTCGTCGCTGTGGGCGAACATTCACGGCCACGGACGAACCGAGATCAACGAGGCTATTGCGTCACAACTCCAGGAACTGGCCCATTCGACGCTGCTCGGTTTGAGCCACCCGTCGGCGGCCCTGCTCGCGCATCGCCTAGCCCAGCTGACGCCGGGGGATCTCCGGTGGGCCTTCTATTCGGAGAGCGGTTCGACGGCCGTGGAGATCGCTATCAAAATGGCCTTTCAATACTGGCAGAACCTGGGGCGTAAAAAGAAGACCCGTTTCATGAGCCTCAGGGAGGGCTACCACGGGGATACCATCGGGGCCGTCAGCGTGGGGGGGATCGATCTTTTTCACCAGGTCTACGGTCCGCTGCTCTTCAACGGCGTCAAAGCCCCATGCCCTTACCGCTATTGCCAGGAAAACGATATTCCCCTCGAAAGGGGCACAGAGCGGTTGGCGGCGGAGGTTGACGCCCTCATGACGGCCTACGCCGACGAAACCGCCGCCTTCATCCTGGAGCCTCTGGTGCAGGGGGCGGGCGGGATCCTCCCCTTCCCGCCGGGCTTGCTGAAGCGGATCGAGGAGCTTTGCCGCCGGTATGATGTCCTGCTGATCGCGGACGAGGTGGCGGTCGGGTTCGGCCGCACCGGGACGATGTTCGCCTGCGAACAGGAGTCGGTTGTGCCGGATTTCATGTGCCTGGGCAAGGGGATCACAGGAGGCTACCTGCCCCTGGCGGCCACTATGACCACCCAGCGGATCTATGACGGGTTCTGGGGGGATTACCAGGAGCTCAAGACCTTTTTCCACGGCCACACCTACACGGGAAATCCGCTCGCCTGTGCGGCGGCGCTCGCATCGCTGGATTTGTTCCAAACGGACAAGACCATCGAAAACCTGCCGCCCAAGATCGCCCGGATCGAGGCCGGCCTGGACCGCCTGGCCGAAGGCGAGCAGGTCGGTGACGTCCGGCAGCGGGGAATGATGGCCGGGGTTGAACTGGTGCGGGACCGAGCCGGAAACTCCGCGTATCCGGTTGAGGAGCGGATCGGGCACAAGGTCTGCATGGCCGTCCGCAAACATGGGGTGATTCTTCGGAATCTGGGGGACACGGTTGTTCTGATGCCGCTGCTTTCCCTGACGATCGAGGAATTGGACCGGATCTTCGACGCACTGGAGAACGCGATTCGTGAAGTCTGCGGATGA
- the katG gene encoding catalase/peroxidase HPI, which yields MNEESKQPATGRAGKFFAGGGMSNRDWWPNQPNLKILHQHSNLSNPMGEAFNYAEEFNKLDLQAVKKDLYALMTDSQDWWPADWGHYGGLFIRMAWHSAGTYRMGDGRGGAGSGSQRLAPLSSWPDNVNLDKARRLLWPIKQKYGRKISWADLMVLAGNCAIESMGLPTFGFAGGREDVWEPEEDIYWGAEEEWLATSDKPKSRYSGERDLENPLAAVQMGLIYVNPEGPDGNPDPVASGRDVRETFARMAMNDEETVALVAGGHTFGKCHGAGPASHVGPEPEAAPIEQQGLGWKSSFRSGKGGDTISSGIEGAWKPHPTRWDMGYLKVLFKYEWELVKSPAGANQWLAKDVDEEDMVLDAHDPSKKHRPMMTTADLSLRYDAIYEPIARRYLQNPEAFADAFARAWFKLTHRDMGPRSRYLGPEVPAEELIWQDPVPAVDHELIDEKDAAGLKSKILASGLTVSQLVATAWASASTFRGSDKRGGANGARIRLAPQKDWEVNQPAQLKKVLQTLEEIQKAFNSAQPGGKKVSLADLIVLGGCAGVEQAAKNAGSDVTVPFTPGRTDASEAQTDAASFSVLEPIADGFRNYQKAKYAVSAEELLVDRAQLLTLTAPEMTVLLGGMRVLNANFGQSQHGVFTKRPETLTNDFFVNLLDMRTTWKAVSEDEDVFEGRDRASGDLKWTGTRVDLLFGANSQLRAVAEVYACQDSQEKFLQDFAAAWSKVMNLDRFDLA from the coding sequence ATGAATGAAGAGAGCAAACAGCCGGCAACGGGCAGGGCGGGCAAATTCTTTGCCGGCGGCGGGATGTCGAACCGGGACTGGTGGCCGAACCAACCGAATCTCAAGATTCTCCATCAGCACTCCAACCTGAGCAATCCGATGGGTGAGGCGTTCAACTACGCTGAGGAGTTCAATAAACTCGACCTCCAGGCTGTGAAGAAGGACCTCTATGCGCTGATGACCGACTCGCAGGACTGGTGGCCGGCGGATTGGGGCCACTACGGGGGGCTCTTCATCCGGATGGCCTGGCACAGCGCCGGCACCTACCGCATGGGCGACGGCCGCGGGGGCGCGGGGTCCGGCTCCCAACGGTTGGCCCCCCTCAGCAGCTGGCCCGACAACGTGAATCTCGACAAGGCGCGCCGCCTGCTCTGGCCGATCAAGCAGAAGTACGGCAGGAAAATCTCCTGGGCCGATTTGATGGTCCTGGCCGGCAACTGTGCCATCGAGTCGATGGGGCTGCCGACCTTCGGTTTCGCAGGAGGACGCGAGGACGTCTGGGAGCCGGAGGAAGATATCTACTGGGGCGCCGAAGAGGAATGGCTGGCTACGAGCGACAAGCCCAAGAGCCGTTATTCCGGTGAGCGCGACCTGGAAAACCCCCTGGCGGCTGTTCAGATGGGGCTGATCTATGTGAACCCGGAGGGCCCGGACGGCAACCCGGATCCGGTCGCCTCAGGCCGTGACGTTCGAGAGACCTTCGCGCGCATGGCCATGAACGACGAAGAAACCGTCGCGCTCGTCGCCGGCGGCCACACCTTCGGCAAGTGCCACGGCGCCGGTCCTGCGTCCCATGTGGGGCCTGAGCCAGAAGCTGCCCCCATCGAACAGCAAGGGCTCGGATGGAAGAGCAGCTTCCGCAGCGGCAAGGGCGGCGATACGATCAGCAGCGGCATCGAAGGCGCCTGGAAGCCGCACCCGACCCGCTGGGACATGGGCTATCTGAAGGTGCTGTTCAAATACGAGTGGGAACTGGTCAAGAGCCCGGCGGGCGCGAATCAGTGGCTGGCCAAGGATGTGGACGAAGAGGATATGGTGCTGGACGCGCACGACCCGTCGAAAAAACACCGGCCGATGATGACCACGGCGGACCTCTCTTTGCGCTACGATGCCATCTACGAGCCGATCGCGCGGCGCTACTTGCAGAACCCGGAGGCATTCGCCGACGCCTTCGCCCGGGCCTGGTTCAAGCTGACGCACCGCGACATGGGCCCGCGCTCACGCTATCTCGGTCCGGAGGTCCCGGCGGAGGAACTGATCTGGCAGGATCCGGTGCCCGCAGTCGATCACGAACTGATCGACGAAAAGGATGCGGCTGGCCTCAAATCCAAGATCCTCGCCTCGGGATTGACGGTCTCCCAACTGGTCGCGACCGCCTGGGCGTCGGCATCGACGTTCCGTGGCTCCGACAAACGCGGCGGCGCGAATGGGGCGCGCATCCGCCTCGCCCCGCAGAAGGATTGGGAAGTCAACCAGCCGGCCCAACTGAAGAAGGTCTTGCAGACCCTCGAGGAGATCCAAAAGGCGTTCAACAGCGCGCAGCCCGGCGGGAAAAAGGTTTCACTCGCTGACCTGATTGTCCTGGGTGGGTGCGCGGGTGTCGAGCAGGCGGCGAAGAATGCCGGCTCCGACGTGACCGTTCCTTTCACGCCGGGACGTACGGATGCATCGGAGGCGCAGACCGACGCGGCGTCGTTCTCCGTGCTGGAACCAATTGCGGACGGGTTCCGCAACTATCAAAAAGCCAAATACGCGGTATCGGCGGAGGAACTTCTGGTCGACCGGGCGCAGCTGTTGACGTTGACCGCCCCCGAGATGACGGTCCTCCTCGGCGGCATGCGCGTCTTGAATGCCAACTTCGGACAATCTCAGCATGGCGTCTTCACCAAGCGGCCGGAGACGCTCACGAATGATTTCTTCGTGAATCTGCTCGACATGCGCACGACGTGGAAGGCCGTCTCGGAAGACGAAGACGTGTTCGAGGGCCGTGATCGAGCAAGCGGCGATCTCAAGTGGACCGGCACCCGTGTCGACCTCCTTTTCGGTGCGAACTCCCAACTTCGGGCCGTGGCGGAAGTCTACGCCTGTCAGGATTCCCAGGAAAAGTTCCTGCAGGATTTTGCAGCCGCGTGGAGCAAGGTCATGAACCTCGATCGCTTCGACCTCGCCTGA
- a CDS encoding Fur family transcriptional regulator, protein MDPDERLQQIIQSLREHGHKITPQRVAVARILAGCDRHPSVEEICEELQHDFPGVSQATVYRAIMLIKSLGEALELAFPDGGSHYDGRRPYPHPHLICTRCKKILDPDLDTLSGLTQELAAESGFRISSYRLDFFGLCPDCQKKD, encoded by the coding sequence GTGGATCCCGACGAAAGGCTCCAGCAGATCATCCAAAGTCTCCGCGAACACGGGCACAAGATTACACCGCAGCGGGTCGCTGTTGCCCGTATCCTGGCGGGCTGCGACAGGCATCCTTCGGTCGAGGAAATTTGTGAAGAACTGCAGCATGATTTCCCGGGCGTGAGCCAGGCGACGGTCTATCGGGCGATCATGCTGATCAAGTCCCTTGGCGAGGCTCTCGAACTGGCGTTTCCCGATGGGGGCAGCCACTATGACGGGAGGCGCCCCTATCCCCATCCCCACCTCATCTGCACGCGGTGCAAAAAAATCCTCGATCCGGACCTGGATACGCTGAGCGGTCTGACCCAGGAACTGGCGGCCGAGAGCGGGTTTCGAATCTCCTCCTATCGGCTGGATTTTTTTGGTCTCTGTCCGGATTGCCAGAAAAAGGATTGA
- the zwf gene encoding glucose-6-phosphate dehydrogenase, whose product MSDFFEEADRTLVEGRAPDLEVPREMCVLEGPGEPCVLVIFGASGDLAGRKLLPALWNLYLQGGLPQAFAILGCARTPMTDETFRAYTRELLESAGMLKGSRWEGFSRLLHYRVLDYGDPAAFKTLGSDLDALDREARTAGNRIFYLAVPPGIYAWTAELLGSSGLSGEDSNGVGWSRIVVEKPFGHDLESAEQLDGILHRYFREHQIFRIDHYLAKETVQNILMFRFANAIFEPLWNRRYIDYVAVTAAETLGVEHRADYYEEAGVLRDMFQNHMMQLLTLTAMEPPSIFEAERVRDEKAKVYRALRPFPVDRLDEYLVLGQYGPGVLDGREVPGYREETGVSPDSLTPTFAMMRVFLDNWRWQGVPFYLTSGKRLQAKRTEIAIAFKQVPHSMFRQVLGEHISANRLVLGIHPEERITLTFQTKNPGAKVCLRTVTMDFNYHQNYTGPVLEAYEKVLIDCILGDQMLFWRQDGVELCWSFLTPILHRCETCGNRAERLLRYPAGSWGPDQAHQLGPVLASLGDGH is encoded by the coding sequence ATGAGTGATTTTTTCGAAGAGGCGGACAGGACGCTGGTCGAGGGGCGTGCGCCGGATCTCGAGGTGCCGAGGGAGATGTGTGTATTGGAGGGGCCGGGCGAGCCGTGCGTGCTGGTGATCTTCGGCGCTTCGGGGGACCTCGCGGGGCGCAAGCTGTTGCCTGCGCTTTGGAACCTCTATCTGCAGGGCGGCCTGCCGCAGGCCTTCGCGATCCTGGGCTGCGCCAGGACCCCGATGACGGATGAGACGTTCCGGGCTTACACGCGCGAACTGCTCGAGTCCGCCGGGATGCTGAAGGGATCGCGATGGGAGGGGTTTTCGCGTCTGCTCCATTATCGTGTCCTCGACTACGGGGATCCTGCAGCCTTCAAGACCCTCGGATCGGACCTCGACGCGCTCGATCGAGAGGCGCGCACTGCGGGAAACCGCATTTTCTACCTGGCCGTCCCGCCGGGGATCTATGCTTGGACGGCCGAACTGCTAGGCAGCTCCGGCCTTTCGGGAGAGGATTCGAACGGGGTCGGCTGGTCCCGCATCGTCGTTGAAAAACCGTTCGGGCACGATCTGGAGTCGGCCGAGCAGTTGGATGGAATCCTCCACCGCTATTTCAGGGAGCATCAGATCTTCCGGATCGACCACTACCTCGCCAAGGAGACGGTCCAGAACATCTTGATGTTCAGGTTTGCGAATGCGATCTTCGAGCCGTTGTGGAACCGCCGCTACATCGACTACGTCGCTGTCACCGCCGCCGAGACCCTCGGTGTCGAGCACAGGGCGGACTACTACGAAGAGGCCGGCGTCCTGCGGGACATGTTCCAGAATCATATGATGCAGCTCCTAACCCTGACGGCCATGGAGCCGCCTTCGATCTTCGAGGCCGAGCGTGTTCGGGACGAAAAGGCGAAGGTCTACCGCGCCCTGAGGCCCTTTCCGGTGGACAGGCTCGATGAGTACCTGGTCCTTGGCCAGTACGGACCGGGGGTGCTCGACGGGCGGGAGGTTCCGGGGTACCGGGAAGAGACGGGGGTGAGCCCCGATTCGCTGACCCCCACCTTCGCCATGATGCGGGTTTTTCTCGACAACTGGCGGTGGCAGGGGGTCCCGTTTTATCTGACATCCGGCAAGCGTCTCCAGGCCAAGCGGACGGAGATCGCCATCGCCTTCAAACAGGTGCCTCATTCCATGTTCCGCCAGGTCCTGGGGGAGCATATTTCCGCCAACCGGCTGGTCCTCGGGATCCACCCGGAGGAGCGGATCACCCTCACATTTCAGACCAAGAACCCCGGCGCCAAGGTGTGCCTCCGCACGGTGACCATGGATTTCAATTATCACCAGAATTACACGGGCCCGGTCCTCGAGGCCTATGAAAAGGTCCTCATCGACTGCATCCTGGGGGATCAGATGCTCTTCTGGCGTCAGGACGGCGTGGAACTCTGCTGGTCCTTCCTGACGCCCATCCTGCATCGGTGCGAGACCTGCGGCAATCGGGCGGAGAGGCTCCTGCGGTACCCGGCGGGAAGCTGGGGGCCCGACCAGGCCCATCAGCTCGGGCCGGTGCTCGCCTCGCTCGGCGATGGGCACTGA
- the nagZ gene encoding beta-N-acetylhexosaminidase, which translates to MNHSTLELNEITLRIGRLFMAGMPGTTLDSDTEALIRKAGLGGVILFARNIEGPEQLAALTNDLQTAALESQGTPLFIAVDQEGGRVARLQAPFSMFPGNEAIGRSPQPEEAARAFARTTAREMRLVGLNMDLAPVVDVRRGEAEKHLAGRTFGEDPDQVGRLGSLIIRDLQANGVMAVAKHFPGLGRTGRDPHLQLPTIPLSLAEMETVSLPPFAAGIAAGVSGIMSSHAVYPALDDGTPATLSPAVLTGLLRERMGFDGLIITDDLEMGAITGSWGVDAAAERAFAAGADILLICRNQQRVLQAIDAVQSALLEGRLSMERLHASNRRIKAAKERYIKTIGRVSLQEVRRYFA; encoded by the coding sequence ATGAATCATTCCACCCTGGAATTGAACGAGATCACCCTTCGCATTGGCCGCCTGTTCATGGCGGGGATGCCCGGCACCACCCTCGATTCGGACACGGAGGCGCTCATCCGGAAGGCAGGCCTGGGAGGGGTCATCCTGTTCGCCCGCAATATCGAGGGCCCGGAGCAACTGGCCGCCCTGACGAACGATCTCCAAACAGCCGCGCTGGAAAGCCAGGGCACCCCGCTCTTCATCGCCGTCGACCAGGAAGGGGGCCGCGTCGCCCGCCTTCAGGCGCCCTTTAGTATGTTCCCGGGAAACGAGGCCATCGGCCGAAGCCCTCAGCCGGAGGAGGCCGCCCGCGCCTTCGCCCGCACCACCGCGCGTGAAATGCGCCTCGTCGGGCTCAACATGGACCTCGCCCCCGTTGTGGACGTCCGGCGCGGAGAGGCCGAGAAGCACCTCGCCGGGCGGACGTTCGGGGAAGATCCGGACCAGGTTGGGCGGCTCGGGAGCCTGATCATCCGCGATCTTCAGGCCAACGGCGTCATGGCTGTGGCCAAGCACTTTCCCGGCCTCGGACGGACCGGCCGCGACCCGCATCTGCAACTTCCCACCATCCCCCTTTCCCTCGCCGAGATGGAGACCGTCAGCCTGCCGCCGTTCGCCGCCGGCATCGCTGCGGGGGTAAGCGGCATCATGAGTTCCCATGCCGTCTATCCGGCGCTCGATGACGGCACACCCGCCACCCTCTCCCCGGCCGTTCTGACCGGGCTTTTGCGGGAACGCATGGGGTTCGACGGCCTGATCATCACCGATGATCTCGAAATGGGGGCCATCACCGGCTCCTGGGGGGTCGATGCGGCGGCCGAACGCGCCTTTGCAGCCGGGGCGGATATCCTGCTCATCTGCCGGAACCAGCAGCGGGTCCTTCAGGCCATCGACGCCGTGCAGTCGGCCCTCCTCGAAGGCAGGCTCTCCATGGAGCGGCTCCACGCAAGCAACCGGCGGATCAAGGCTGCGAAAGAGCGCTACATCAAAACGATCGGTCGGGTCTCACTCCAGGAAGTCCGCCGCTATTTCGCCTGA
- the bioF gene encoding 8-amino-7-oxononanoate synthase: MKSADDPRGPLPWPDYIVHTIRELKERGLYRQLKILDSAPGAAVKVGRRSVLLFCSNDYLGLAADPRMKTAAVRAVRAWGTGVGASRLISGNIALYRTLEQAVSKLKRVEAALVFASGYATNVGVITSLAGPGDLILSDALNHASIVDACRLSKAEIAVYPHRDVHALEVLLRGRSTRGRVMIVTDGVFSMDGDLAPLPELTALSRESGALLVVDDAHGTGVIGPNGGGVFDYFGLKDPSALQVGTFSKALGSLGGFAAASAQMVDFLVNHARSLIYSTGLPPSVLAANAEAIRIIIEEPNRRKHLHRLSSHLRDALGPLGFSLAEGPTPIIPLVVGDAEEAVRLSAYLWDEGIFVPPIRPPTVPEGQSRLRVSLSALHRQEDVDRLVYAIKDYFRQGS; the protein is encoded by the coding sequence GTGAAGTCTGCGGATGATCCCCGTGGCCCGCTCCCGTGGCCGGACTATATCGTCCACACGATTAGAGAACTAAAGGAGAGGGGGCTTTACCGCCAACTGAAGATCCTGGACTCCGCGCCGGGTGCCGCCGTCAAGGTCGGCAGACGGTCGGTGCTGCTCTTCTGCTCCAACGACTATCTGGGGCTTGCGGCCGATCCCCGCATGAAGACGGCCGCCGTTCGGGCCGTCCGGGCCTGGGGGACCGGCGTCGGGGCCTCCCGCCTGATCAGCGGCAACATCGCCTTGTACCGCACCCTCGAGCAGGCTGTATCGAAGTTGAAGCGGGTCGAGGCGGCGCTGGTCTTCGCGAGCGGCTATGCCACCAATGTAGGCGTGATTACGAGCCTGGCGGGACCGGGCGATCTCATCCTGAGCGATGCCCTCAACCACGCCAGCATCGTCGACGCCTGCCGCCTTTCGAAGGCCGAAATCGCCGTCTATCCGCACCGGGATGTCCATGCCCTCGAGGTGCTGCTCCGGGGCAGATCCACCCGAGGGCGGGTCATGATCGTGACGGACGGGGTCTTCAGCATGGATGGGGATCTGGCGCCTCTGCCCGAGCTCACTGCCCTCAGCCGGGAGTCCGGGGCGCTCCTCGTGGTGGACGATGCCCATGGCACCGGTGTGATCGGGCCGAACGGCGGGGGGGTGTTCGATTACTTCGGCCTGAAGGATCCGTCGGCGTTGCAGGTGGGGACCTTCAGCAAGGCCTTGGGAAGCCTCGGCGGCTTTGCCGCGGCATCGGCCCAGATGGTGGATTTTCTGGTGAACCACGCCCGCTCCCTCATCTATTCGACGGGCCTGCCTCCGTCCGTCCTGGCGGCCAACGCGGAGGCCATCCGGATCATTATCGAAGAGCCGAACCGGCGTAAACACTTGCATCGATTGTCTTCTCATCTCCGCGATGCCCTGGGTCCGCTTGGATTTTCTCTTGCCGAGGGTCCGACGCCGATCATCCCGCTGGTGGTCGGGGATGCGGAAGAGGCCGTCCGGCTCTCAGCCTACCTCTGGGACGAGGGGATCTTCGTGCCCCCTATCCGGCCGCCCACCGTGCCGGAGGGTCAGAGCCGCCTGCGGGTGAGCCTGAGCGCGCTCCATCGCCAGGAAGATGTCGACCGTCTGGTTTACGCCATCAAGGACTACTTTCGTCAGGGGAGCTGA